One cyanobiont of Ornithocercus magnificus DNA segment encodes these proteins:
- a CDS encoding molecular chaperone DnaJ produces MNMGSVSDQGSQDPYQQLGLDDTDASFEDVQAARDRCLREVGDDPQARARVESSYDAVLMSRLRDRQMGRVSTAAASASEREQSVPVTTGLTAGANMLLSRLKSLRPYATEPSSSTSFMPTLRLAEGKGLLIRLALGTAGLLLVLLDTGAVELLLSLGTIGLFISQIRRGRRPLVSLGWSALLLAIGLALGGLLLQLISLPTEVLLNPDQIEAIPALLLLLIGTLLLA; encoded by the coding sequence ATGAACATGGGTTCCGTTTCTGACCAAGGTTCCCAGGACCCATATCAGCAGTTGGGTCTCGATGATACTGATGCCAGCTTCGAGGATGTCCAGGCTGCTCGAGACCGCTGTCTACGCGAAGTCGGGGATGATCCTCAAGCCCGTGCACGTGTCGAGTCCTCATATGATGCTGTCTTGATGTCGCGCTTGCGCGATCGTCAGATGGGTCGAGTTAGCACAGCAGCTGCCTCTGCCTCTGAACGAGAGCAAAGTGTTCCTGTAACAACTGGACTAACCGCTGGAGCCAATATGCTCCTGAGTCGACTGAAATCTCTTAGGCCATATGCCACAGAGCCAAGTAGTTCAACCTCATTCATGCCAACGCTCCGTTTGGCAGAGGGAAAAGGGTTGCTGATCCGACTCGCTCTAGGTACAGCCGGTCTCTTACTGGTTCTTCTAGACACTGGAGCTGTAGAGCTACTGCTTTCTCTCGGCACCATTGGATTATTCATCAGCCAAATCCGCCGTGGTCGTCGCCCACTAGTCTCGCTTGGGTGGAGCGCTTTATTGCTTGCTATTGGTCTTGCTTTAGGAGGCTTACTACTGCAACTGATATCACTGCCAACAGAAGTCCTGTTGAACCCTGATCAGATTGAGGCAATTCCTGCACTGCTGTTGCTCCTTATAGGTACTTTGTTGTTAGCTTAA
- a CDS encoding ABC transporter ATP-binding protein encodes MAVNSICIIAAISEDDINPGISLSTDMLELLSLRYQPATSSHKILRDITLVAKQGQPCLITGASGSGKTTLLEVIAGLNTGSGGHIRWKGSLVNSRQRRWLCGMVFQFPERHFLGLTVAQELLLGQRRLDAEHKHQVLRRVGLDSLDLRLAPEQLSGGQQRRLALAVQILRHPGILLLDEPTAGLDWQNRHEILNLLNIFARDLVMVVATHEPELFLQWNCLRHQLLDGLLIPMPTSYPGLGTSNG; translated from the coding sequence ATGGCGGTAAATAGCATATGTATCATCGCCGCCATCAGCGAGGATGACATAAATCCAGGCATAAGCCTAAGCACAGATATGTTGGAGCTACTCTCACTTCGATACCAACCTGCCACATCTAGTCACAAAATTTTGCGCGATATCACACTAGTAGCAAAGCAAGGACAACCATGCCTAATAACTGGAGCCAGCGGCAGTGGTAAAACCACGTTGCTAGAAGTGATTGCTGGTCTCAACACAGGATCAGGTGGACATATCCGATGGAAGGGATCCTTAGTGAATAGCAGGCAGCGTCGCTGGCTTTGTGGTATGGTGTTTCAGTTTCCAGAAAGACATTTTCTTGGTCTAACTGTTGCTCAGGAGCTATTACTTGGTCAGCGTCGTCTTGACGCTGAGCACAAGCACCAAGTGCTGAGGAGGGTTGGTTTAGACTCATTAGACCTGCGCTTAGCCCCAGAACAGCTCAGTGGTGGGCAACAACGTAGACTAGCGTTGGCAGTGCAGATACTAAGGCACCCAGGAATTCTACTGCTCGACGAGCCTACAGCAGGCCTAGATTGGCAAAATCGCCATGAGATCCTTAATCTTCTAAATATTTTTGCACGCGACCTGGTAATGGTTGTGGCAACACACGAACCCGAGTTATTTCTTCAATGGAATTGCCTGCGCCACCAGCTATTAGACGGCCTGCTAATACCAATGCCTACATCATATCCTGGGTTAGGCACGTCAAATGGCTGA
- a CDS encoding 16S rRNA (uracil(1498)-N(3))-methyltransferase translates to MTRLEASRRLLIAPVRWPFMGDTSLLLPLNSAEQHYLWRVLRLQKGETVAVVDGAGRLCYAYLKDREYLELSRATVMFARRPFPRLGLAVAVPRRGMDNLLRMICELGMDQFIPLQSVRRTPQAQERPVRWASILRESVEQCERLWLPDLHQGCDAASLWNKTPIVDRAATFIATARCQGLDLFEADLAELPPTLDQVWVAIGPEGGWDPDEQRAAEICGWRPTCLGKAILRTDTAAVAAAHSLAVWRHNQDH, encoded by the coding sequence ATGACTAGGTTAGAGGCATCACGACGCTTACTGATTGCCCCAGTACGTTGGCCTTTTATGGGTGACACCTCACTGCTGTTGCCTCTCAACAGTGCTGAGCAGCATTACTTGTGGCGAGTATTGCGACTCCAGAAAGGTGAAACAGTAGCTGTTGTTGATGGAGCTGGTCGCCTCTGCTATGCATATCTGAAGGACCGCGAGTACCTAGAACTCTCTAGGGCAACCGTCATGTTTGCTCGCAGGCCTTTCCCTCGTTTAGGACTTGCAGTTGCTGTGCCACGACGTGGCATGGACAACTTACTACGTATGATATGTGAGCTGGGCATGGATCAGTTTATTCCCTTGCAATCAGTACGACGGACGCCACAGGCACAGGAACGCCCTGTACGTTGGGCAAGCATTTTGCGTGAGTCTGTCGAGCAGTGTGAGCGCCTTTGGCTGCCAGACCTGCATCAAGGTTGTGATGCTGCCAGTCTTTGGAACAAAACCCCCATAGTTGATCGAGCTGCCACCTTTATCGCCACGGCGCGATGTCAGGGTCTAGACTTATTTGAAGCAGATCTTGCTGAACTTCCACCAACTCTTGATCAAGTGTGGGTTGCTATTGGCCCTGAGGGGGGTTGGGACCCTGATGAACAGAGAGCAGCTGAAATCTGTGGCTGGAGGCCAACTTGTCTGGGCAAGGCGATTTTGCGAACAGACACAGCAGCTGTTGCTGCAGCTCATAGCCTTGCAGTTTGGCGCCACAATCAAGACCACTAA
- a CDS encoding peptide chain release factor 3, translating to MSQVNFATSSAPDPVIAAAIARRRNFAIISHPDAGKTTLTEKLLLYGGAIQQAGAVKARGKQRCVKADWMELEKQRGISITSTVLQFDYGSSTINLLDTPGHKDFSEDTYRTLAAADNAVLLEDAAKGLEPQTRKLFEVCRMRRMPIFTFINKMDRPGRDPLSLLDEIESELGLTPWAVNWPIGSGEEFHGVIDRCSRQVILFSRSERGHQSAEQHIQLDDPSLTLTVESELLRQSVEELELLELAGAELDLAMVHSGELTPVFFGSAMTGFGVRPFLDSFLKMAQCPVARNSTNGPVDPLTPGFSGFVFKLQANMDPRHRDRVAFVRVCSGRFEKDMSVRHTRTGRTIRLSRPQKLFAQDRTVVENAYPGDVIGLNNPGMFAIGDTIYHGPEVEYEGIPCFSPEIFGLLRNPNPSNFKNFRKGINELREEGAVQILYSIDQSCHDPILAAVGQLQLDVVQYRLEVEYGVPTLLELMDYRVARWVSGGWSALELAGRVFNSRTVQDSWSRPVLLFKNEWNLNQLLEDQPEFELSPVAPVVVGVEPIAF from the coding sequence ATGAGCCAGGTTAATTTTGCAACTTCCAGTGCTCCCGATCCTGTGATAGCTGCGGCTATAGCACGGCGTCGCAACTTTGCCATCATCTCTCATCCGGATGCTGGCAAGACAACACTTACTGAGAAGCTATTACTCTACGGCGGTGCAATCCAGCAAGCTGGTGCCGTCAAGGCACGTGGTAAGCAGCGCTGCGTTAAAGCTGACTGGATGGAGCTTGAGAAACAGCGGGGCATCTCTATCACTTCCACAGTGCTGCAGTTTGACTACGGCAGCAGCACAATCAACCTGCTCGACACACCTGGCCATAAGGACTTCTCTGAGGATACTTATCGGACACTGGCCGCGGCTGACAACGCAGTGCTGCTAGAGGACGCCGCTAAGGGCCTTGAGCCACAGACGCGCAAGTTATTCGAGGTGTGCCGCATGCGTCGCATGCCGATCTTCACGTTCATCAACAAAATGGATCGTCCAGGACGTGACCCTTTGTCTTTATTGGATGAGATAGAGTCAGAGCTAGGGCTAACACCATGGGCTGTGAACTGGCCGATCGGCAGCGGCGAGGAATTTCATGGCGTGATTGACCGCTGTAGCCGCCAGGTAATTCTGTTCAGTCGGTCTGAACGAGGTCATCAGTCTGCTGAGCAGCATATTCAACTAGATGATCCCTCTCTTACTCTAACGGTTGAAAGCGAGCTGCTAAGGCAGTCAGTTGAGGAACTTGAGCTTCTTGAGCTGGCTGGTGCAGAGCTCGATCTTGCAATGGTGCACTCTGGTGAACTTACACCAGTGTTCTTCGGTTCAGCAATGACGGGCTTTGGCGTGCGGCCCTTCCTTGACTCTTTTCTCAAGATGGCACAATGCCCTGTTGCTCGTAACAGTACTAATGGCCCAGTTGACCCTCTCACACCAGGATTTAGCGGCTTCGTATTTAAGCTTCAGGCCAATATGGACCCGCGTCATCGCGATCGTGTGGCCTTTGTTCGAGTCTGTAGTGGTCGCTTCGAAAAGGATATGAGCGTCCGGCATACACGTACAGGCCGGACAATCCGTTTGTCCAGGCCACAAAAATTGTTTGCCCAAGATCGGACTGTTGTCGAGAATGCTTACCCTGGTGATGTGATTGGCCTTAACAATCCAGGAATGTTTGCTATCGGTGATACAATTTACCACGGGCCAGAGGTCGAATATGAAGGTATTCCCTGCTTTAGTCCTGAGATCTTTGGCCTGCTCCGTAACCCTAACCCATCAAATTTTAAGAACTTTCGCAAGGGTATCAATGAGCTTCGTGAGGAGGGGGCAGTTCAAATTCTTTACAGTATAGATCAGAGTTGTCATGATCCTATCCTTGCTGCAGTTGGACAGCTGCAGTTAGACGTTGTCCAGTATAGATTAGAAGTTGAGTATGGGGTACCCACGCTTTTAGAGCTAATGGACTACAGAGTGGCTCGCTGGGTTAGTGGTGGCTGGTCTGCACTAGAGTTGGCTGGACGAGTCTTTAATTCCCGTACTGTTCAGGACTCATGGTCACGCCCTGTTCTTCTGTTTAAGAACGAGTGGAACCTGAATCAACTTTTAGAAGACCAGCCAGAATTTGAACTCAGTCCCGTAGCACCAGTAGTTGTCGGAGTCGAACCTATTGCTTTTTAG
- a CDS encoding ribonucleoside-triphosphate reductase, adenosylcobalamin-dependent, with product MILSRTGLVAKSAGVIGHPCSDFPASAPAANPVFYRTYSRRSECGRESWSQVSARNLDGLRRLGELSDEEVRLMARMQDEKKSLPSGRWLWIGGTGWIERQENFSGAYNCTSTNLVDWEAFGLMMDLAMMGCGTGAIIEPHLINQLPVILNTIHIAQVTDIGVTPVSERQEHCSYQIEGNRVALRVGDSRRSWVDSYQLLLELSSNKLFNGSTIEVSVDLSDVRPVGEPLKGFGGVANPIRLKDLYGRVAQLLNNANGRHLTSVECCLLIDEAALTVVAGNIRRSAGMRQFASSDLGAAVAKDGLWQQDADGNWCIDPKRDVLRMANHTRVYHTRPSREVVLESVTRQFYSGEGAIQFAPEAIARSNADLLSTLELRREFVEVYCDQGREEASRWLALNHGPIDDDELEHRLSRYGLNPCGEILGTNFHCNLAEVHLNQVDVSDEEEQANAFRAGALSAACLLNHKFTVERYRRSREWDPIVGISFTGLFDFFVHAFGIPWLHWWQLGRPNTPEGCAFKDREASFLTRWREVVNTTVWDYCDRHGLRRPNRCTTVQPAGTKSLLTGAAPGWHPPKAQRFIRRITFRRGDPVAMACIDYGYTVVPSQSDKDEQGQLLNDPFDSRCTEWLVEIPTEVSWANLPGADTIDINAFSALAQFDFYMQVQRHYTAHNTSATIEFREHEIEPLADALHQAIVSGEGYISVALLARFDANATFPRLPFEPIDAGTYERLQSDVIKRRVNNDFFEVLRHYDSDKLIETGPAGCDSDRCLLPLTTSEGLKAIIESPLDADNL from the coding sequence GTGATTCTGAGTCGAACTGGCTTAGTGGCGAAATCCGCCGGTGTTATTGGTCACCCCTGCAGTGACTTCCCTGCCTCAGCGCCGGCAGCAAACCCGGTCTTCTACCGCACCTATAGCCGTCGCAGTGAGTGTGGGCGCGAAAGCTGGAGCCAGGTTAGCGCGCGCAACCTTGATGGCCTACGCAGGCTCGGTGAACTTAGTGATGAGGAGGTAAGACTGATGGCACGGATGCAAGATGAGAAAAAGTCTTTACCTTCTGGCCGTTGGCTTTGGATCGGTGGTACGGGATGGATCGAGCGTCAAGAAAACTTTTCCGGGGCTTACAACTGCACATCCACTAATCTGGTTGACTGGGAGGCCTTTGGCTTGATGATGGATCTAGCCATGATGGGCTGTGGAACAGGGGCAATCATTGAGCCTCATCTAATTAACCAACTTCCAGTTATACTTAATACGATCCACATAGCTCAGGTCACCGACATAGGTGTGACACCAGTCAGTGAACGCCAAGAACACTGCAGTTACCAAATTGAGGGCAACAGAGTAGCATTACGAGTTGGTGATAGCCGTCGTAGCTGGGTTGATAGCTATCAACTTCTCCTGGAGCTCAGTAGTAACAAGCTTTTTAATGGAAGCACCATTGAGGTTTCAGTCGACCTGTCGGATGTACGTCCTGTGGGAGAGCCCCTTAAAGGTTTCGGCGGTGTTGCTAATCCAATCAGGTTGAAAGATTTGTATGGGCGTGTTGCTCAGCTCTTAAATAATGCTAATGGTCGGCACCTGACATCAGTCGAGTGCTGTTTACTAATTGATGAAGCAGCACTTACTGTCGTAGCTGGTAACATTCGCCGCAGTGCTGGTATGCGGCAGTTTGCCTCTAGTGACCTAGGCGCTGCAGTCGCCAAGGATGGACTTTGGCAACAGGATGCAGACGGCAATTGGTGCATCGATCCGAAACGGGACGTCTTGCGTATGGCTAATCATACCCGTGTTTACCACACTCGCCCCAGCCGTGAGGTGGTGCTTGAGTCAGTTACCAGGCAATTCTACTCTGGTGAGGGGGCTATCCAGTTTGCGCCAGAGGCAATCGCAAGATCTAACGCTGATCTCCTCAGTACATTGGAATTGCGACGCGAGTTTGTAGAGGTTTATTGCGATCAAGGACGTGAGGAAGCCAGTCGTTGGCTCGCTCTTAACCATGGCCCAATTGATGATGATGAACTTGAGCATCGACTGAGCCGCTACGGCCTTAATCCCTGCGGCGAGATTTTAGGCACTAACTTTCATTGTAACCTTGCCGAGGTTCATCTCAACCAGGTCGATGTTTCTGACGAAGAAGAGCAGGCCAATGCTTTCCGTGCCGGAGCACTCTCGGCAGCCTGTCTGCTTAACCATAAATTTACAGTAGAGCGCTATCGCCGCAGCCGCGAGTGGGATCCAATTGTAGGGATAAGCTTCACAGGCCTGTTCGACTTCTTCGTGCACGCTTTCGGCATTCCCTGGCTACACTGGTGGCAACTTGGCCGGCCCAATACTCCAGAGGGTTGTGCGTTTAAAGACAGAGAAGCAAGCTTTCTCACCCGCTGGCGCGAGGTTGTGAACACAACTGTCTGGGATTATTGTGATCGCCATGGCCTTCGGCGACCTAACCGCTGCACGACAGTTCAGCCTGCTGGCACCAAGAGTCTACTAACCGGTGCAGCGCCCGGTTGGCACCCTCCCAAGGCACAACGCTTCATTCGTCGTATTACCTTTCGTAGGGGTGATCCAGTTGCCATGGCCTGTATAGACTATGGCTATACTGTGGTGCCGTCACAATCTGACAAGGATGAGCAAGGACAGCTTTTGAATGATCCTTTTGATTCTCGCTGTACAGAGTGGCTGGTAGAAATTCCTACCGAGGTTAGCTGGGCTAATCTTCCTGGGGCTGACACTATAGATATCAATGCCTTCTCAGCCCTCGCCCAATTCGATTTTTATATGCAGGTTCAGCGCCATTACACAGCACATAACACATCGGCTACAATCGAGTTTCGCGAGCACGAAATAGAGCCACTTGCTGATGCTTTACATCAAGCGATAGTTAGTGGAGAAGGTTACATCTCCGTAGCATTACTGGCGCGCTTTGACGCGAACGCAACGTTCCCACGTCTGCCTTTTGAGCCTATCGATGCAGGAACCTACGAGAGACTTCAATCAGACGTGATAAAGCGCCGAGTGAATAATGACTTCTTTGAGGTTCTACGTCATTACGACAGTGATAAACTGATTGAAACTGGCCCCGCTGGTTGTGACTCTGATAGGTGTCTACTGCCTCTAACAACATCTGAAGGACTGAAAGCCATAATAGAATCCCCCTTAGACGCTGATAATCTGTGA